In the genome of Streptomyces racemochromogenes, one region contains:
- a CDS encoding aliphatic sulfonate ABC transporter substrate-binding protein: MPATRDTRKTPRRGLAAVAALPLLIGALASCGYGSQAEKTADADARPAAADGGGQKLSASEVRIGYFPNLTHATALVGLQEGLIEKELNGTKVKPQSFNAGPSEIEALNGGSLDIGFIGPSPSINGYVKSKGSNLRIISGSASGGVKLVVDPDKIKTLDDLKGKKIATPQKGNTQDVAFLNWISEKGWSVDPESGKGDVSVVRTDNKVTPDAFKQGSIDGAWVPEPTASKLVSDGGSVLLDEGSLWPGNKFVITNVIVSQKFLKEHPDVVEAVLRGTVKTNEWIHSNQDKAKASANARLLAETGKGLDPKVIDPAWPSISVTDDPLAATLKKQSEWAVKAKLLENPDLAGIYDLTLLNKVLKAAGKPPVSDAGLGAK; encoded by the coding sequence GTGCCTGCCACCCGTGACACCCGCAAGACCCCGCGCCGCGGCCTCGCCGCCGTCGCCGCCCTGCCGCTGCTGATCGGCGCCCTCGCCTCCTGCGGCTACGGGTCCCAGGCCGAGAAGACCGCCGACGCGGACGCCCGGCCGGCCGCCGCCGACGGCGGCGGCCAGAAGCTCTCCGCGTCCGAGGTCCGCATCGGGTACTTCCCGAACCTGACCCACGCCACCGCCCTGGTCGGCCTCCAGGAGGGCCTGATCGAGAAGGAGCTGAACGGCACCAAGGTCAAGCCGCAGTCCTTCAACGCCGGCCCCTCCGAGATCGAGGCCCTCAACGGCGGCTCCCTCGACATCGGCTTCATCGGGCCCTCGCCGTCCATCAACGGCTACGTCAAGTCCAAGGGCTCCAACCTGCGGATCATCTCCGGCTCCGCCTCCGGCGGCGTCAAGCTGGTCGTGGACCCGGACAAGATCAAGACCCTGGACGACCTCAAGGGCAAGAAGATCGCCACCCCGCAGAAGGGGAACACGCAGGACGTCGCGTTCCTCAACTGGATCTCCGAGAAGGGCTGGTCGGTCGACCCCGAGTCCGGCAAGGGCGACGTGTCGGTGGTCCGTACGGACAACAAGGTCACCCCCGACGCCTTCAAGCAGGGTTCGATCGACGGCGCCTGGGTGCCCGAGCCCACCGCATCCAAGCTCGTCTCCGACGGCGGCTCCGTCCTCCTCGACGAGGGCAGCCTGTGGCCGGGGAACAAGTTCGTGATCACGAACGTCATCGTGTCGCAGAAGTTCCTCAAGGAGCACCCGGACGTCGTCGAGGCCGTACTGCGCGGCACGGTGAAGACCAACGAGTGGATCCACTCCAACCAGGACAAGGCGAAGGCCTCCGCGAACGCCCGGCTCCTCGCCGAGACCGGCAAGGGGCTGGACCCGAAGGTCATCGACCCGGCGTGGCCGAGCATCTCGGTCACCGACGACCCGCTGGCGGCGACGCTGAAGAAGCAGTCGGAGTGGGCGGTCAAGGCCAAGCTCCTGGAGAACCCCGACCTGGCCGGCATCTACGACCTGACGCTCCTGAACAAGGTCCTCAAGGCCGCCGGCAAGCCCCCGGTGTCCGACGCCGGCCTCGGCGCCAAGTAA
- a CDS encoding ABC transporter ATP-binding protein, which produces MATTLAKAAEGSVAEQTHAARIEHVSKSFSGPAGSQLVLDDISLDVAPGEFVTLLGASGCGKSTLLNLVAGLDKPSAGSIETLGRPALMFQEHALFPWLTAGKNIELALRLRGVAKADRKPEADRLLELVRLGGAYGKRVHELSGGMRQRVALARALAQDSRLLLMDEPFAALDAITRDVLHGELTRIWEETGVSVLFVTHNVREAVRLAQRVVLLSSRPGRVAKEWTVDIPQPRRIEDADVAELSLEITEHLRGEIRRHGQH; this is translated from the coding sequence ATGGCCACCACTCTCGCCAAGGCTGCCGAGGGCTCGGTAGCGGAGCAGACGCACGCCGCCCGCATCGAGCACGTCTCGAAGTCCTTCTCCGGCCCGGCCGGATCGCAGCTCGTCCTGGACGACATCAGCCTCGATGTCGCTCCCGGGGAGTTCGTCACGCTCCTGGGGGCATCGGGGTGTGGCAAGTCCACCCTGCTGAACCTGGTCGCGGGTCTGGACAAGCCGTCGGCGGGGTCCATCGAGACCCTCGGCCGTCCGGCCCTGATGTTCCAGGAGCACGCCCTGTTCCCGTGGCTCACCGCGGGCAAGAACATCGAGCTGGCGCTGCGCCTGCGCGGCGTCGCCAAGGCCGACCGCAAGCCCGAGGCCGACCGGCTGCTGGAGCTGGTCCGGCTCGGCGGCGCGTACGGCAAGCGGGTCCACGAACTCTCCGGCGGCATGCGCCAGCGCGTCGCCCTCGCCCGGGCCCTCGCCCAGGACAGCCGCCTCCTGCTGATGGACGAGCCGTTCGCGGCCCTCGACGCCATCACCCGCGACGTCCTGCACGGCGAGCTCACCCGCATCTGGGAAGAGACCGGCGTGTCGGTCCTGTTCGTCACCCACAACGTGCGCGAGGCCGTCCGCCTCGCCCAGCGCGTGGTCCTCCTCTCCTCCCGCCCGGGGCGGGTCGCGAAGGAATGGACCGTGGACATCCCGCAGCCGCGCCGCATCGAGGACGCGGACGTCGCGGAACTGTCCCTCGAGATCACTGAACACCTGCGTGGGGAGATCCGCCGCCATGGCCAGCACTGA
- a CDS encoding ABC transporter permease, protein MASTDTTSKAPAKTDDLAGLEAGLDALDAVQTHRTPVREVLTKKVLPPALAVTLVLVVWQVLVSAKVTEETKLPALSAVWHSLSDMWLKGTLVEVVWTSVSRGLLGFLLALAIGTPLGLLVARVRFVRAAIGPILQGLQSLPSVAWVPPAVLWFGLNDAMMYTVILLGAVPSIANGLVSGIDQIPPLFLRAGRTLGATGLRGAWHVVLPAALPGYVAGLKQGWAFSWRSLMAAEIIASSPDLGLGLGQLLENGRNNIDLPGVFLAIILILVVGIAIDLLIFSPVERWVLRSRGLLVKN, encoded by the coding sequence ATGGCCAGCACTGACACCACTTCGAAGGCCCCGGCGAAGACCGACGACCTGGCCGGCCTGGAGGCCGGCCTGGACGCCCTCGACGCGGTCCAGACCCACCGCACGCCGGTGCGCGAGGTCCTCACCAAGAAGGTCCTGCCCCCGGCGCTCGCCGTCACCCTGGTGCTGGTGGTCTGGCAGGTCCTGGTCTCGGCGAAGGTCACCGAGGAGACCAAGCTCCCCGCCCTGTCCGCCGTCTGGCACAGCCTGTCCGACATGTGGCTCAAGGGGACGCTCGTCGAGGTCGTCTGGACCTCGGTCTCCCGGGGCCTCCTCGGCTTCCTCCTCGCCCTCGCCATCGGCACCCCGCTCGGCCTGCTCGTCGCCCGGGTGAGGTTCGTCCGCGCCGCGATCGGCCCGATCCTCCAGGGCCTCCAGTCGCTGCCGTCGGTCGCCTGGGTGCCGCCGGCCGTGCTCTGGTTCGGCCTCAACGACGCCATGATGTACACGGTGATCCTGCTCGGCGCGGTGCCGTCGATCGCCAACGGCCTCGTCTCCGGCATCGACCAGATCCCGCCGCTGTTCCTGCGGGCCGGCCGCACCCTGGGGGCCACGGGCCTGCGCGGTGCCTGGCACGTGGTCCTGCCCGCGGCCCTGCCCGGCTACGTCGCCGGCCTCAAGCAGGGCTGGGCCTTCTCCTGGCGCTCCCTGATGGCCGCCGAGATCATCGCCAGCTCCCCCGACCTGGGCCTCGGCCTGGGCCAGCTCCTGGAGAACGGCCGCAACAACATCGACCTGCCGGGCGTGTTCCTCGCGATCATCCTGATCCTGGTCGTGGGCATCGCCATCGACCTGCTGATCTTCAGCCCCGTCGAGCGGTGGGTCCTGCGCAGCCGCGGCCTCCTGGTCAAGAACTGA
- a CDS encoding sirohydrochlorin chelatase — translation MSRALLVIAHGSRDPRHAATVHALVGRARSLRPGLRVETAFLDFNGPTVSQSLASLYLSGVREVVALPLLLTRAFHAKADVPAVLAESAVRLPDLSVRVADVLGPHPLLVASLERRLAEAGLGLTPADRATTGVVLASAGSTDPEAIAVIAEIAREWRHTGWCAVRPAFASAALPRTEDAVRALRAEGVRRVAVAPYVIAPGFLPDRISAGAEAAGADVIAPVLGATVELARLLLHRYDTAAPAGAPHRALTA, via the coding sequence ATGTCCCGCGCACTTCTGGTCATCGCCCACGGCAGCCGCGATCCGCGGCACGCGGCGACCGTGCACGCCCTCGTCGGGCGGGCCCGGTCGCTGCGGCCGGGGCTCCGGGTGGAGACGGCCTTCCTGGACTTCAACGGCCCGACCGTCTCCCAGTCCCTGGCCTCCCTCTACCTGTCGGGCGTCCGCGAGGTCGTGGCCCTGCCCCTGCTCCTGACCCGGGCCTTCCACGCGAAGGCCGACGTCCCGGCCGTCCTGGCGGAGTCGGCCGTCCGGCTCCCCGACCTCTCGGTCCGGGTCGCGGACGTCCTGGGCCCGCACCCCCTGCTGGTGGCCTCCCTGGAGCGCCGCCTCGCCGAGGCCGGCCTCGGCCTCACCCCGGCGGACCGCGCGACGACCGGTGTCGTCCTCGCGTCCGCCGGTTCCACCGACCCGGAGGCGATCGCGGTGATCGCTGAAATCGCGCGGGAGTGGCGGCACACCGGTTGGTGCGCCGTGCGGCCCGCGTTCGCCTCCGCCGCCCTTCCCCGCACGGAGGACGCCGTACGCGCCCTGCGCGCGGAGGGCGTCCGCCGCGTGGCGGTCGCCCCGTACGTCATCGCCCCGGGCTTCCTGCCCGACCGCATCTCGGCGGGCGCCGAGGCCGCGGGCGCGGACGTGATCGCGCCCGTCCTGGGCGCCACCGTCGAGCTGGCCCGCCTCCTGCTGCACCGCTACGACACCGCGGCCCCGGCCGGCGCCCCGCACCGGGCCCTGACGGCCTGA
- a CDS encoding ketopantoate reductase family protein yields MRYIIIGAGAIGATIGGRLAETGREVVLVARGAHAEALKADGLRLTTADGTRVHRLPVVTGPPELGELRPDDVLLLTVKTQDAIAALDAWGDAEVAGGGTAAQRLPLLCAQNGVESERLALRRFSRVYGVCVWLPATFLEPGVVSALCSPLTGILHLGRAAGGSDARIRAIAADLGGAGFEAPVVEDVMRWKYAKLLGNLGNAVQATTGPEPDPAKAALLLRAVREGRAAFDAAGIGYVTEAEQAAARDGKVDQPAGVRGGSSWQSLARGTGSVEADYLNGEISLLGRLTGVPTPVNDVLRHAANIFAREGLPPGAMSIADLTSLADEAAARG; encoded by the coding sequence ATGCGGTACATCATCATCGGCGCCGGAGCGATCGGCGCGACCATCGGCGGACGCCTCGCCGAGACGGGCCGGGAGGTCGTCCTCGTCGCGCGCGGCGCGCACGCCGAGGCGCTCAAGGCCGACGGGCTGCGGCTCACCACCGCCGACGGCACCCGCGTGCACCGGCTCCCCGTGGTCACCGGCCCGCCGGAACTGGGCGAGCTGCGGCCGGACGACGTCCTGCTGCTCACGGTGAAGACGCAGGACGCCATCGCGGCCCTGGACGCGTGGGGCGACGCGGAGGTCGCAGGCGGCGGCACGGCCGCGCAGCGGCTGCCGCTGCTGTGCGCGCAGAACGGCGTGGAGAGCGAACGGCTCGCGCTCCGCCGCTTCTCCCGGGTGTACGGGGTCTGCGTCTGGCTCCCCGCCACCTTCCTGGAGCCGGGAGTGGTCTCGGCCCTGTGCTCCCCGCTCACCGGGATCCTGCACCTCGGGCGGGCCGCCGGCGGGTCGGACGCGCGGATCCGGGCGATCGCCGCCGACCTCGGCGGGGCGGGCTTCGAGGCGCCCGTCGTCGAGGACGTGATGCGGTGGAAGTACGCGAAGCTGCTCGGGAACCTGGGCAACGCCGTCCAGGCGACCACCGGCCCCGAGCCGGACCCGGCCAAGGCCGCCCTGCTGCTGCGCGCCGTCCGGGAGGGCAGAGCCGCCTTCGACGCGGCGGGCATCGGCTACGTCACCGAGGCCGAGCAGGCGGCGGCCCGCGACGGCAAGGTCGACCAGCCCGCGGGCGTCCGCGGCGGCTCCTCCTGGCAGAGCCTGGCCCGCGGCACGGGCTCGGTGGAGGCCGACTACCTCAACGGTGAGATCTCCCTGCTGGGGCGCCTGACCGGCGTGCCCACCCCGGTCAACGACGTCCTGCGCCACGCGGCGAACATCTTCGCCCGGGAAGGCCTCCCGCCGGGGGCGATGTCCATCGCCGACCTGACCTCCCTGGCCGACGAGGCCGCGGCCCGCGGCTGA
- a CDS encoding aldo/keto reductase: MTNPTFLLGGDLPVRRIGLGTGGLVGAGYWGPRGSRAEARALLRAAVERGVTLIDTADNYGPGLAEELVAEALHPYGERLVVATKGGVVRTGPDEWHVAGRPQELRRMCEASLRRLRLERIDLYQLHRFDPAVPVAEQLGALAELRAEGKIRHIGLDTVTVEQLLLAVESVPVAAVQNPFNLRDRSSADVLALCEARGIAFLPYYPLGSGALTRTGATAVAEVAGAHGATRGQVALAWLLHRSPVLCPTPGTGSPVHLAENLDAAALSLSDGDLALLDAVGAG; encoded by the coding sequence ATGACGAATCCGACGTTCCTTCTCGGCGGGGACCTGCCCGTCCGCCGTATCGGTCTCGGCACGGGCGGACTGGTCGGCGCCGGCTACTGGGGGCCGCGCGGCAGCCGCGCCGAGGCCCGGGCGCTGCTGCGGGCCGCGGTGGAGCGGGGCGTGACCCTGATCGACACCGCCGACAACTACGGGCCCGGGCTGGCCGAGGAGTTGGTCGCCGAAGCCCTGCACCCGTACGGGGAGCGGCTGGTGGTCGCCACCAAGGGCGGGGTGGTGCGCACCGGCCCGGACGAGTGGCACGTGGCGGGCCGGCCGCAGGAGTTGCGGCGGATGTGCGAGGCGAGCCTGCGGCGGCTGCGGCTGGAGCGGATCGACCTGTACCAGCTGCACCGCTTCGACCCGGCGGTGCCGGTGGCCGAACAGCTGGGCGCGCTGGCGGAGTTGCGGGCGGAGGGGAAGATCCGGCACATCGGTCTGGACACCGTGACGGTGGAGCAGCTGCTCCTGGCGGTGGAGTCGGTGCCGGTCGCCGCGGTGCAGAACCCGTTCAACCTGCGGGACCGGTCCTCCGCCGACGTGCTGGCGCTGTGCGAGGCGCGCGGGATCGCCTTCCTGCCGTACTACCCGCTCGGCAGCGGGGCCCTGACGCGTACGGGTGCGACCGCCGTAGCGGAGGTGGCCGGGGCGCACGGGGCGACCCGGGGGCAGGTGGCGCTGGCGTGGCTGCTGCACCGCTCGCCGGTGCTGTGCCCGACGCCGGGCACCGGCTCCCCGGTGCACCTGGCGGAGAACCTGGACGCGGCGGCGCTGTCCCTGTCCGACGGCGACCTGGCGCTGCTCGACGCGGTGGGGGCCGGGTAG
- a CDS encoding DUF1697 domain-containing protein, giving the protein MTKTTGTKKYAALLRGINVGGNKKVPMAELRSVLEGLGHRDAQTYLQSGNAVFSSAETDTTALARGLEAAIEARFGFRVPCLVVDGDHLAAVVAACPFPADELEGRQLHATFFSEQPGPERFAALDGAAYLPEEYRLGDRVLYLYAPDGLGRSRLGEALARPAVVKGLDVTTRNWNTVVKLVELTRP; this is encoded by the coding sequence ATGACGAAGACGACGGGCACGAAGAAGTACGCCGCCCTCCTGCGCGGCATCAACGTCGGCGGGAACAAGAAGGTCCCGATGGCCGAGCTGCGCTCCGTCCTGGAGGGCCTCGGCCACCGCGACGCGCAGACGTACCTGCAGAGCGGCAACGCCGTCTTCAGCAGCGCGGAGACCGACACCACCGCCCTCGCCCGGGGCCTGGAGGCGGCCATCGAGGCCCGCTTCGGCTTCCGCGTGCCCTGCCTCGTCGTCGACGGGGACCACCTCGCGGCCGTCGTCGCGGCCTGCCCCTTCCCGGCGGACGAACTGGAGGGCAGGCAGCTCCACGCCACCTTCTTCTCCGAGCAGCCGGGCCCCGAGCGCTTCGCCGCGCTCGACGGCGCCGCGTACCTCCCGGAGGAGTACCGGCTGGGGGACCGCGTCCTCTACCTCTACGCCCCGGACGGCCTCGGCCGCTCCAGACTGGGCGAGGCCCTCGCCCGGCCCGCCGTCGTCAAGGGCCTGGACGTCACCACCCGCAACTGGAACACCGTCGTCAAGCTCGTGGAGCTGACCCGCCCCTGA